CCTGCCGTGTCTGCGCTGTTTGTTTATGCGTTAAGTATTACTCTATTAGTAAGAATAGATGCTACGTTTGCCGGGTTGATGGCGCTCTATGCAGGATTTTGGCTATTTGTCGTCCCGATCATATCTTTACGGATTTCTGCTTCAAGGAGACGTCACTTCAAACTACTGAAGAAAAGCCATTATCAAGAGCTAACGGATGCGATCTTCGGCTTGGAGGATTGGGTGCTAAGCGGTCGGCTCGGAAAATGGTTAGAAAATTATCGACAACAGCAGGCTGTGACCGCGCAAATCGAAAAAAAGCTGCGCCGCAGAGAGTGGCGTATGCAATGGTTCTCGCGCTGTGCTACAGGAGGAGCAGTCGTTATGCTGGTGATTTGGGCCGGAGGGCTTGCAGATCAAGGTAGAATCGACGTTACCTGGATTGCGGCGCTTGGGCTGGTAGCTTTTCCACTAATGGAGTCGATCGTCCGCGTAACAGAGGTAATGAACAGAATACCGGATTACGAGGATTCCATTGAAAGGCTCAATGAGATCGGGGATATTGTGGAACCGCAGCAAGCAGCTTCGAGTCAGTGTTTGGAAGCTGCTGCGCTAATGCTAGAGAAGCCCCCCATCGATTTAAAGATGGATTCCGTTAATTTTAGTTATCCTGGGGCCCTGAATCCGGCCGTTCATAATCTTTCCTTGCATGTTCCGCAGGGAGGCAAGCTCGCAGTACTCGGTAGAAGCGGCGCTGGAAAGTCCACGCTACTGCACTTAATTTTGGGCGAGCTGCAGCCGGATCAAGGGCAGGTGACGGTCAATGGCCAGTCTATTCAAGAGAACACCGCTCTTTTTTCGGTATTGAACCAGAAGCCCTATTTATTCAATACAACGGTAGCGAACAATATAAGGCTCGGAAGAAGCGAAGCCTCCGATGAGGAAGTCCGTTATGCGGCAGAACAGGTGGGATTGCATGCGATGATTGAATCACTGTCGGGCGGCTACGATACTCGTATGGAGGAAGCAGGCCGACGGTTCTCAGGCGGAGAGCGACAGCGTATTGCGCTGGCGCGTGTCCTTCTGCAGAACCTTCCCATTGTTGTGCTTGATGAGCCGGCTGTTGGTTTGGATCCGATTACTGAAGCCAAGCTACTGGAGACGATATTTCGTGTGCTGAAAGGAAAAACGCTTATCTGGGTTACGCATCATTTGCTTGGTGTAGAGCAAATGGATGAGATCATTTTTATGAATAAAGGTGCTGTGAGTATGCGGGGAACGCATACTGAACTGCTACGTCATCATGAAGCGTATCGGCGGCTGTATGAGCTAGATCATATTGAGTAACTATACGTGATTATGGAGTATGTTGACGTGACTTTGTTATAGATTCAAAAGGGGGACGAACTGTGATTACGTCGAGTTTCCGTGTGCTTATCGTCGATGACAATGATCAGGCGAGGGAAGGTATTCGCACCATCCTCAGCGCAGATCCAGTATTTGAAGTTGTGGCTGAAGGGAAAAGCGGGATGGAGGCTCTTGCTTTAACGGAGCAATGGATGCCGGATTTGATTTTAATGGATATTCGTATGCCTGGGATGGATGGTCTGGAAGCAACGAAACAAGTCAAAGAAAAGTACCCCTATGTGAAAATAGTGATGGTTACGGTTTCGGATGACATTGCTCATTTGTTCGAGGCACTTAAGAAAGGCGCTCAGGGGTATTTGTTGAAAAATTTGACTCCCAAGTCATGGCGCGAATATTTGAAAGCGATCGCTGTAGACGAAGCCCCCATGACAAGGGAGCTGGCTTTTCGAATTCTTAAAGAATTCTCACAAGTCGATAAACCTCCAACAGGATCTGATCCTTTAACCGCACGTGAAAGGGAGATCCTTGGTCTTGTTGCCAAGGGACTGTCAAATCGTGATATTTCTTCAGGATTGGATATATCGGAGCATACGGTAAAAAACCATTTGAAAAACATTCTACAAAAGCTTCATCTGGAAAATCGGGTGCAGCTAGCTCGCTATGCATTCGAGCATGGCTGGATGGGGAAGAAATAAAGCACTGAGGGCTACTAAGGGAGCCGCAAAAACTGGTCCACGGTCGAAATAACGCACTGAGGGCTACTAAGGGAGCCGCAAAAATTCGTCCGCGCTCGAATAACGCACTGAGGGCTACTAAGGGAGCCGCAAAAACTCGTCCTCGGTCGAATAACGCACTGAGGGCTACTAAGGGAGCCGTAAAAACTCGTCCGCGGTCGAATAACGCACTGAGGGCTACTAAGGGAGCCGCAAAAACTCGTTCGCGCTCGAATAACGCACTGAGGGCTACTAAGGAAGCCGCAAAAACTCGTCCGCGGCCGAATAACGCACTGAGGGCTACTAAGGGAGCCGCAAAAACTCGTTCGCGCTCGAATAACGCACTGAGGGCTACTAAGGGAGCCGCAAAAACTCGTCCGCGCTCGAATAACGCACTGAGGGCTACTAAGAGAAGCGAAATCGGCTACCTGCGTCGAAATAACGCACTGAGGGCTACTAAGAGAAGCGAATTCGGCCATCTGCGCCGAAATAACGCAATGGATGTGAAACAATTTTTGCATTTAATTCGTTTATTTACCAAGATAGGAAAGAGTGGGTTGGTTAAAACAGCAATCATTCGGTTGATTTTAGTTTCGTAACAACGTAATTAACTGAACAGGGGATGTTTTGAATTGAGGATTAAAGTGACATTAATTTTAATGTTGTGTCTTTCGTTCACAGCTTTAACTGCTTGCGGGAAAAGAAATACGCCTGAGAATAGTTCAATTGCTCCTGCATCACAAGACAACAGTGAAACGAGCATAATCGAGGTGAAAAAAGAAGAAATAGTAACACAACTCTACTCGATCAATCTAAAGGATTATGACAATGGAGATGTAAGCCTGATTCCTCAATATCATAGGGGAGCAATTGCGCACATAACGCAAGAAAATATTCATTCTTATCACGGAGGGCATCATCCATGGCTCGGAGATTCCGAGTCGTACATTGCAACTGAAGCTTCCAACTTGGTTCCAGACGAATACAAGAGGGAGGATGGAATAAAGATAGAATATCTTAAAGTTTTTAAAAAATCAGACACTCTCGGCATAGCAACAATCAAGTTTAATGACGATTTCTTTTATGAAGTAAAGGTTGAGAGCTCAGATCTTACTGGGGGCATCTTCATAATAACCCAAATTGACCTGCACACGTTTGTAAAGAAATAATAGCAATAAATGATTATGTTAATGATTGATGCCCCTTCACAGATCACTCTGCGGAGGGGCATTCTTAGTCAGCTAGTAAGGCAAAGCTTTTCACGATTTCTGCAAAATTCTCAACCTGTGCAGCCTCATTGCTACGAAGTCGGCAAATAGCGAATTGTATAGTAAACATCGAATCCATCAGCGGAATATAGGTGATGTCATTAGCGAACAGCTTGCTCATGCAGCTGACCACGAGGGCAATTCCAACTCCGGCAGCTACGAGACCGATTACGGCCTGGTCATTGGCGACCTCTTGTACGATATGCGGACTAAAGCCGGCTTGTCGGCACGAGAGGACGAAATAGTCGAACAGAACAGGCGAATTGTTGCGGTTTAGGATGACAAAGGGCTCATTGGCCAAATCAGACAAGATAAGCTCCTTTTTTCCAGACAGGTGATGTTGTTTGGGCAGAGCGACGACGATAGACTCTGTTGAGAAAGGAAGCCAATTCATACTCAATTCACTATGCTTATCGTTCAAATAAACGGAAAAGCCAATATCGATTTCCCCTTGCTGTAGCTTATTCTCCAGCTGGTGGGGATCCAACTCTTGTAACACGATCTCAACTTCGGGATAACGCTCGCGATAAAGGCGAACAGCACTCGGAAGAATACTGTACAGCATAATGCCGAAATAACCGATAGTAAGCCGGCCTCTTCCTCCGCATTCTGCTCGGATCGCTTCATCCACTCCTTTTTGCAAATGCTTGAATACAAGGTGAACCTGCTCTAACAAAGCCTCACCTGCCAAAGTCAATTCAACCTTGCG
This portion of the Cohnella abietis genome encodes:
- a CDS encoding LysR family transcriptional regulator, with translation MELQQLKYFAEVANHLHFGRAAERLHASQQSVSHQIGQLEGELGVRLFKRTTRKVELTLAGEALLEQVHLVFKHLQKGVDEAIRAECGGRGRLTIGYFGIMLYSILPSAVRLYRERYPEVEIVLQELDPHQLENKLQQGEIDIGFSVYLNDKHSELSMNWLPFSTESIVVALPKQHHLSGKKELILSDLANEPFVILNRNNSPVLFDYFVLSCRQAGFSPHIVQEVANDQAVIGLVAAGVGIALVVSCMSKLFANDITYIPLMDSMFTIQFAICRLRSNEAAQVENFAEIVKSFALLAD
- the cydC gene encoding thiol reductant ABC exporter subunit CydC, encoding MLDTRNKGWIAPYCRKYAGLLGAAALLGIAAVLSAAALLFTSGYLISRSALRPENVLMVYVPIVLVRAFGFGKAALQYAERLVGHHAVLRILSTMRARLYRQLEPQALWLRSRFRSGDLLGLVAEDIEQLQNVYLRIVLPAVSALFVYALSITLLVRIDATFAGLMALYAGFWLFVVPIISLRISASRRRHFKLLKKSHYQELTDAIFGLEDWVLSGRLGKWLENYRQQQAVTAQIEKKLRRREWRMQWFSRCATGGAVVMLVIWAGGLADQGRIDVTWIAALGLVAFPLMESIVRVTEVMNRIPDYEDSIERLNEIGDIVEPQQAASSQCLEAAALMLEKPPIDLKMDSVNFSYPGALNPAVHNLSLHVPQGGKLAVLGRSGAGKSTLLHLILGELQPDQGQVTVNGQSIQENTALFSVLNQKPYLFNTTVANNIRLGRSEASDEEVRYAAEQVGLHAMIESLSGGYDTRMEEAGRRFSGGERQRIALARVLLQNLPIVVLDEPAVGLDPITEAKLLETIFRVLKGKTLIWVTHHLLGVEQMDEIIFMNKGAVSMRGTHTELLRHHEAYRRLYELDHIE
- a CDS encoding response regulator, encoding MTSSFRVLIVDDNDQAREGIRTILSADPVFEVVAEGKSGMEALALTEQWMPDLILMDIRMPGMDGLEATKQVKEKYPYVKIVMVTVSDDIAHLFEALKKGAQGYLLKNLTPKSWREYLKAIAVDEAPMTRELAFRILKEFSQVDKPPTGSDPLTAREREILGLVAKGLSNRDISSGLDISEHTVKNHLKNILQKLHLENRVQLARYAFEHGWMGKK